A stretch of DNA from Desmospora activa DSM 45169:
TACGGATGATGCCCACCTTCCATCCGGCCTATCTGTTGCGCAATCCTAGCGGCAAACGGGATGCCTGGGCCGATTTTCAAGCGATTCGGGACGCCTATCGGGAAGTATTGGCGGAAAGCAGTGGATAAAGGATGATTTGTACATATGTGATTGAACCGATTTTAAATCAGGTACGTTTCTCCTACGTTTAGGGATGCGCCCAACGGAAATGTTCCTATCCCCATGGTGGGGTGCGAACGAAATTTGCTTGAATAGGTATTGCATACCATAACGGATTGACTGTCAACCGAAAGGAGGAGGAGTGTTGCAGCGTTTGCAGCAAATCTTGTCACGAATCGACGGCAAAGGTTATAAAGCGTACAAGGATATTCAGGGTGAATACACCTTCCCCGATTATCGATTAATGATCGATTATGTTCAGGGAGATCCCTTTGCAGCTCCCTCTCGGCTGCGGGTACGGATGGCGATGAAGGATGCCGGTTATCCGGAGGAGTGGTATCGACAAAAACATCGTCGCATCGCCCTGGAGGATTGGATCGCGCGCCGGTGGGCAACTGAGACGCAGCGCTATTCCTTTGAAGTGAAGGGGACGGGAAAAAGCGGACTCATCAGTGTGGATCGTCCGGGACAGGAGATTTTGGAGCGGACGGCAGTCGTGGTGAATGAACGGTTTGTAGAGGTGCGCATCACTTTGGGGCTTCCGGCCCAGGGGCGGCGTGTCTTGGGCCGAAAGGCGGAGGAGATGTTGTGTCGACAGCTGCCCCGCCTGGCGCGTGCGGCATTACCCCGGGAAGCGCTTCAGCCGAATGCGGTGGAGGAGCGGATGAAGCTGGTGGATAACCAGCAGGCGATTCGACGTTGTTTGCAGGACAAGGGGTGGATCGCTTTTGTCGCCAACGGTGCCGTGTTGCCGCGGGAGAGCGGAATCAGTGACAAGCCCTTGACCAAAGGGAATGTGATCCGATTTGAGTCACCGGCCTCGATGGAAGTGGCGGTGGAGGTTCCTCATGGGGAGCCGATCCGTGGGATGGTGATCCGCGATGGCATCACGTTGATCGTCGGCGGCGGCTATCACGGAAAGAGTACCTTGCTGACGGCGTTGGAACGGGGCGTTTACGATCATGTGGCCGGTGACGGTCGTGAGTATGTGATTACTGACCCCAGCGCCATCAAAGTACGATCAGAAGACGGACGCCGGGTGGAAAAGGTGAATATCTCCCCTTTTATCAACAATTTACCTTTTGGTCGGGATACGGAGCGCTTTTCCACGGAGGATGCCAGCGGCAGCACTTCACAAGCGGCCAATATTATGGAGGCTTTGGAGATGGAGAGCTCCTGTCTCCTGATCGATGAAGATACCAGTGCTACCAACTTTATGATTCGGGACGGCCGAATGCAAAAATTGGTGGCAAAAGGAAAAGAGCCGATCACCCCCTTTATCGATAAGGTGTGTCAGCTCTATGCGGAAAACCATACCTCCAGTGTGCTTGTTCTGGGCGGGTCAGGCGATTATTTTGATGTCGCCGATACCGTCATGATGATGGATGAATATCGGCCGGTGGATGTGACTGCTGCGGCGAAAGAAATCGCCCGTTCCCAGGTGCAAAGCCGCACCCGTGAGGGCGGTAGCCAATTTGGAAAAGCCACTCCGAGACGGTTGTCCAGACAAGGCTTTGATCCGCAAAAAGGGCGCAAGGAAAAGGTGGACGCCAAAGGGTTGCATACCATTTTGTTCGGCACCACTTCCGTTGAGCTGGTGGGATTGGAGCAATTGGTGGACACCAGTCAAACCCGTGCTGTCGCGGAGATGATGCGTCTGATCGGCAAACGGGCCAATGGTGAAAAGGAACTAAAAGCCCTGATTGACGAACTGTATCGCGAAATCGAGGAAACAGGTTTGGATGTCATCTCCCCCTTCCATGGCCAACATCCTGGTGACCTCGCCTTGCCGCGCAAGCTGGAGTTGGCTGGGGCGATTAACCGATTGCGCACTTTAAGTGTGCGTTAGGGAGGAAACGCGATGAAAGAAGTGATCATCTATACCGACGGTGCTTGTTCCGGCAACCCGGGGCCTGGAGGCTGGGGTGCGGTCCTCCTGTATGGCGAACATCGCAAAGAGCTGACCGGTAGTGAGCGGCAAACCACCAATAACCGGATGGAGTTGACCGCTGCCATCGAGTCGATGCGCCGCCTGAAGCAGTCTTGTCGGGTAAAGTTGCATACAGACAGCGCCTATATGGTGAATTGCTTTAAACAGCGCTGGTATGTCAACTGGGAGAAAAACGGATGGAAAAACAGCCGTAAAGAGCCGGTGGAAAACCAGGATCTCTGGAAACAATTATTGGAACAGGTACGCCGCCATGAAGTGGAGTTTATTAAGGTAAAAGGGCACAGCGATGTCGAACTGAACAATCGTTGCGATGAATTGGCCCGCGGCGCCATTCCTAAAAATTGATTTCCAAAAAGAAGAAAAGATCATCATGCAAATGCTACTCATTCGATACAATAGTGATAGCCTTTGCTTTCTTGAAGCTGCTAAACCGTTGTATAAATCCGGTTGCTTGAGTGAGACTGCCCCATTCGTGGTATAATCGGAACAAGAACACGAACGGGGGTGATGATGGTGACACCGGAACAGATCAAGCAATCTTTGATACAAGAAACGGAACGGCTAGGGATCGACAAGATCGGTTTTGCTTCCGCCGATCCCTTTCTCGAGTTAAAAGAGCGACTGATTCAGCATCGGAAGAGCGGCTTTGAATCGGGCTTTGAAGAGCCGGACCTGGATAAACGAACCGATCCGCGGCTTAGCCTGCCGAATGCTCGCACCATCATCGCCATCGCCCTCGCTTACCCCACACGAATGGATGACCCGCCGGCCAATCGACCTGGGGCGTACCGGGGATTCTTTTGCCGGGCGTCCTGGGGAGAGGATTATCATCATGTGCTTCGGCGTAAACTGGAAGGGCTGGAACGCCATTTGCGGGAGTTGGTTCCTGATGTAACCACCGAGATCATGGTGGACACCGGAGCCTTATCGGACCGGGCCGTTGCCGAACGGGCAGGGATCGGTTTTATCGGAAAAAACACATCGCTCATCACCACTCAATTTGGTTCGTGGGTTTATCTGGGAGAGATGTTGGTGGATATCGCCCTTCCTCCGGATCAGCCGGTGACGGAGGGGTGCGGTGATTGTACCGTCTGTATTGATGCTTGTCCCACCGGTGCCTTGGTAGGGCCGGGACAGCTCAACTCCCAAGCGTGCTTGGCTTACCAGACACAGACCAAAGGCTTTTTAGCCGACGAGTATCGCGATTTATTGGGTGGGTATCTTTACGGTTATGAAACTTGCCAGGCGGTATGTCCGTTCAACAGAGGAAAGAACTTTACGCACCAGGAAGCGTTTCGCCCTGATCCGGAAAAGGTGAAGCCGTTGTTGAAACCGCTGCTCACCATCAGCAATCGTCAGTTTCAGCAACGCTTTGGAACCATGGCCGGTTCATGGCGCGGCAAAAAGCCGATTCAGCGTAATGCGATCATCGCTTTGGGGAGGTTTCGGGACAAGAGCGCAGTGCCGGATCTCATCAAGCTGTTGCAGGATGATCCACGGCCGGTGATCCGAGGAACGGCGGCGTGGGCCCTGGGGCGCATCGGAGGGTCAGAAGCGGAGAAGGCGCTCATGGAAGCAGAGCAAAGGGAGCAAGATTCAGAGGTTCAAAAGGAAATCAAGCGCGCTCTAAAAAACCGAATCACCCATGAGAAGCAAGAGAACGAGCAGGGATAGGGAGGCTCTAGGCTGATGGTTCCAGAATCGCGCACAATCGTATGGACGGAAATGGATAGCCCAGTGGGTGGAATCCGAATCGCTGCCACCAAAAACGGCGTGTGTAGGCTGGATTTTGCCAAGGGAGATGAACGTTGGCTGCATCTGGAACGTTGGTCCAAGGAATGGCTGGGAAACGTGCATTTGGAAAGAAACGATGAGGCGTTAACAGCGGTGACACAGCAGTTGCGAGAGTATTTTGTGGGACGGCGGCGCTCCTTTGATGTGGAACTAGACTTGTATGGCACTTCCTTTCAAAAGCTGGTATGGGCACAGCTGTGGACGATTCCCTATGGAGAACTTCGCTCCTACAAAGAAGTAGCTCAAGGAATGGGAGCGGCCAAAGCCGTTCGCGCTGTCGGAGGCGCCAACAATAAGAATCCGGTTCCGATTATCGTGCCGTGTCATCGGGTTGTGGGATCCAATGGTTCGTTGGTCGGCTATGGCGCCGGTCTCGATATCAAGGAAACCCTGTTGACATTGGAAGGCTCCCTTCCATCCCAAGCCCGTGCATAAGCACTTTTTCTTTTTTATTAAGGAAGCGGACAGCGAATAGCTGTTCGTTTTTTGTGTGGGAATATGCCATTTTTCTCGGTAACGGTGATATAATCAAAAAGAATGCTTTCGAGGGGGCGATTCCGTTTTCGGTTGTCAGTCTTGCGCAATTCGATTGGTTGGAGTGGTGAAAACCGATGAGTATTTTTCGTGATTTATGGTGGTTTTTTAAACAAGAGAAACGAAGTTACGCATGGGGTGTCCTCATCTTGCTGGTGGTGGCGTTCCTCGAAATTTTTCCGCCATATGTGGTACGGGTGGTGGTGGATGGACTGGAGGCGGGAACGCTGACCGGCTCTGAGCTGGGGATGTGGCTGGGGCTGATCGCCTTGGCGGGAGTGGCGATGTATGTCTTGCGCTATGTGTGGCGCATTTTGCTGTTTGGTGCCGCTTTTCGTCTGGGGCAACTATTGCGCCGTCGCCTCTTTTCCCATTTTAGCAAGATGTCGCCCTCTTTTTTTCAGCGGCGTCGCACAGGGGATTTAATGGCCCATGCAACCAATGATATCCAGGCGGTCCAGGTGACAGCGGGAGAAGGGGTACTCACTTTGGTGGACTCCCTTGTATTAGGGGGTTTGGTAGTGGCTACCATGGCTCTGTTTATCAGTTGGGAGCTGACCCTAATCGCATTGATCCCCATGCCCTTGATCGCCTTGGCGGTAAGCAAATTTGGAACAATGCTGCACCAACGCTTTCACCGGGCACAAGCAGCGTTTTCCGATATGAACGATAAAGTTCAGGAAAATATCTCCGGGATGCGGGTAGTCAAAGCATTTGGACAAGAAGAAAACGAAAAGCGTTCCTTTCAAAAACTGTCGCGGCACGTCGTAGAGAAAAATATCGCCGTGGCGCGGGTAGATGCTTTGTTCGATCCGACCATCTCCCTGGTAATCGGTCTCTCCTTCTTTTTGGCCGTCGCTTTTGGTGGCTGGTTTGTAATGGAAGGGACGATGACGATTGGACAGTTGACCCAGTTTACCATCTATTTGGGTCAGCTGATCTGGCCGATGTTGGCTTTTGGCTTTTTGTTCAACATTATGCAGCGGGGCCGTGCATCCTATGATCGCATTCATTCGCTGTTACAAGTGGAGTCGGAAATCCAAGATCGTCCTGCGGCCCTAACCGCCCGCGCTTCCGGTGAAGTCGCCTTTGCGGTGGATCATTTCGGCTATGACGGGGCGAAGGAGCCTGCGTTACGGGATATCCGCATCTCGGTCCAACCAGGGGAAACACTAGGGATCGTCGGGAAGACGGGAAGCGGAAAAACTACTTTGTTTAAGCTACTGCTGCGGGAATTTGACTGCACGGCGGGGGAGATCTGTATCGGGGGCGTACCGGTGCGGGAAATGACATTGGATGCTTTGCGTTCCGCCATCGGTTATGTTCCACAGGATCATTTTCTTTTTTCCGCCACCATCCGCGAAAATATCGCCTTTGGCCAAGCGGATGCCAGTGACGAGGAAATTGAGGAGGCTGCTCGCTTAGCCGGAATTCATGAGGATATTCTTCAGTTTGAACACGGCTATGATACCGTTGTCGGCGAACGGGGAGTAACTCTTTCAGGGGGGCAGAAGCAACGGATTTCGATTGCACGGGCACTGTTGCTCACTCCCGAAATCCTGATCCTGGACGATTCACTGTCGGCGGTGGATGCCAAGACGGAGGAAGCGATTTTGGCGGCATTGCGCCAAACCCGACAGGAGAAGACGACGTTAATTGCCGCTCACCGTCTGAGTGCAATTGAACACGCAGATCAGATTGTGGTGCTGGAAGAGGGATGGATCGCGGAACGGGGAACCCATCAGGAGCTGCTGCTGCAAGACGGCTGGTATGCATGGACATACCGCCAACAGCAGTTGGAGTCCATGATTCAAAAGGGAGGAGGTGCGGTTGATGGTGATACGCCGGTTACTCCAGTATCTCAACCCACATCGTAAAGCGCTGGCGGTGGCAATGACGCTGCTCCTGGCCGCTACCGCGGCTGAGGTAGCCGGTCCCTTGCTAATTAAGGTGTTTATCGATGATTATTTGACACCAGGCATTTTTGACCAGCAAGCGCTCTTTACCTTAGGGGTTACCTATCTGCTATTACACGTTGCCTCTGCAATATTGATGTACTTTCAGCTGTTTTCCTTTCAGCGCATCGCCCATTGGGTGATACAGGAACTGCGCATGGATGTATTTGGCAAGGTGCAGCACCTGGGATTGTCGTTTTTTGATAAGCGGCCCGGCGGTGCCTTGATTTCCCGGATTACCAACGATACGGAAGCAATCAAGGATCTGTTTGTCAGTGTCTTATCCACCTTTGTGCAAAATACGGTCATGATCACCGGTATCTTTGTCGTCCTGTTTATCTTGGATGCGCGCTTAGCTTTCTTTTGCCTGTTTTTATTGCCGTTTGTGGTGGGTTTGATGGTGTTGTATCAAAAGCTTAGCTATCCCGTTTTTCGCACGGTCCGGCAAAAGCTGAGCGATCTCAATGCCAAGTTAAGCGAATCGATCCAAGGGATGAACGTGATCCAGGCTTTTCGCCAGCAGGCGCGGTTGCTGCGGCAATTTGAACAAACGAACCATGAGCATTATCAAGCCAATATGAAAAGCACCAAATTAAACGGTTTGCTGCTGCGGCCGGCGGTGGATCTTTTGTATCTGTTGGCGCTTATGATCGTGCTCAGTTTCTTTGGTTTTAACCTGGGGGAGAGCGCCATGCAGATCGGGGTGTTATACGCCTTTATCAATCTGTTGGCGCGTATGTTTGAACCCGTCAACCAGATGATGCAGCAACTCACTTTTTTGCAGCAGGCGGTTGTATCCGCAGGCAGGGTGTTTGAACTGCTGGATGAACAGGAGCTGGCTCCGACGAAGAAAGGAGACGGAGAATCAAATCCCTCGATTACAGAGGGGCGGATTGTGTTTGACCAGGTGACGTTCTCCTATGATGGACACACCGATGTGCTTAAAAACATCTCCTTTGCCGCAGAGCCGGGTCAAACCGTCGCCTTGGTGGGACATACCGGCAGCGGCAAAACGTCGATCACCAATCTGTTGATGCGCTTTTATGAAGCGCAACAGGGGGCAATCACCATCGACGGCTATCCGCTGTCCGCCTTTAGCGAGGGCGAGCTACGTTCCAAGCTAGGATTGGTGTTGCAGGATCCCTTTTTGTTTGTTGGGGATGTGAAAGAAAATATCCGGCTGCATAACCCGGCTGTCTCGGATGAAGATGTGAAGGAAGCGGCTCGTTTTGTCCAGGCGGACTCCTTTATCGAAAAGCTACCTCATGGTTATGATGAACTGATCGGCGAGCGGGGGGCCACTTTCTCCAGCGGGCAACGTCAGTTGCTTTCCTTCGCCCGTACGATGGCCCAGCGACCCAAAGTGTTGATCCTGGACGAAGCGACTGCCAGCGTCGATACGGAAACAGAGGAGAAAATTCAGGAAGCGCTGCAACGGATGCGCCATGGCCGCACCACCATTGCCATCGCTCACCGCCTTTCCACTATTCAAGATGCGGATCTCATCCTTGTGCTCCATCGCGGTGAAATCGTAGAAAGGGGTACCCATCAAGAATTGTTGGCGCTAAATGGGTTGTATCATAAGATGTATCTACTGCAACAGGGAGTAAAAGAGACTACCGGCTGAGTGGGTAGGTGTTTGTCAATCAAAACGCGGGGTTAAGCCGCTTGTTGGTAGATCGATTTAAATCAGAGTAGAAAGGCGTCGCATGACTGGAGAATCTCGGAGTTGAATAAACTTACAAGTTCCCATTTCAATGGTGAACGGTTTGTCACCCACTGAAAAAGGCTTCTGTATAATTACAGGAGCCTTTTTCTTTACCGTGTTTGGAATTGCTTCTTCTCTTTAGTGTTTTCATAGGGTTGAGTGGATGAGCGCAGGATCAGTTCCGGCTCAAACACAGTATCGTCCAAGATCTCCTTTTTCCCGGTGCGGAGTTGCTGGATGGCTTGCAAAATGCATTCCGCCGCTTTGACGCCCATATAAAATTTGGGGTGTTTAACCGTCGTTAGTTTCACTTCTCCCGCTTCCGCCAATTGGGAGTCATCGAAGCTGACGACGGATAAATCCTCGGGAACCCGTATACCGGCCTGTTTCAGTTCACGTACCAGATCAAAAGCGATCTCATCATTGTAACAGACGATTCCGCTCGGGAGATGGATGGACGATTTTTTTAAGATGGATTGGACATAGTGAGCGGCAGCTTCATTTCGTTGTTCCGTCGTAAAAAATTGCACCAGTTCCGAGCGAAAGGGAATCCCATTGGCTTGGATCGCTTCCAGAAACCCTTTGAAGCGGTATTTTCCCTGTAGATCATCCGACTTAAAGATCCCGCCGATCCCACGATGACCCTGTTCGATCAGGTGTTTAGCGGCAAGAAAGCCACCTTTGCTATCATTGGAGCGAATGGAGCGAACGTTTAGCTCTAAGTAGGAACTGTGCAGCATCACCAGCGGGATCTGTTTTTCAAGAAGAGAAAAGTATAGCTCCAGGTTTGGATTGGGAAAGGCGCTTTTGGTCGGTTCAATGATCAGTCCATCCACCTGTTTTTCCATGACGGTTTTTAAGGCAGCCGCTTCTTTTTCCACATCGTTATTCGTATTTAACAACAGAATGGAGTACCCTTTTGGTCCTAAATGGGATTCAATTCCCCGAATGATGGAGGGAAAGATATAATCGGAAATATAGGTGGTAATGACCCCGATGATATGGCTTTGTGTATCCGGGTCTCCTTGTCCGGGTGGAGTATGGGATAAAAAGGTTCCTTTCCCTTGTACCCGATAAAGCCATTTTTCATGGACCAGCTCTGAGATGGCCAGTCGAACCGTTTGTCGGCTGAAATTGAATTGGTCGGCCAGTTCCAGCTCAGAAGGAATTTTTCCACCGGGTTGAAACTTTCCCGATTGTATCCAACCTTTAATTTCGTTTTTTAGTTGCAGGTATTTTGGTTTATTTGTATTCATGTTTCCCCACCTTTGACTGTGAAGGTTGTTTGGTTTGTACGACCAACCTTTATTTTGGATGATCCTTAAACCCAATATGTTATCTATATTATAAAACATAAGCGGATAATGGAAGGGATTGGCCGCGGCCGATTATTCAAAATAGGTTGACACTACCTCTATATGTACGTACAATCTAGATGTAGGTGCAAATTGTACGTACATTAAAAACCCGAAAACAGTGGAGGGGAACAATGACTTCAACTACAGCAAAGATGGTCGTGGATAAAGATCATCGCATCGGGGAGATTGATCGACGAATTTATGGTTCCTTTATTGAGCATTTGGGCCGGGCCGTGTATGGAGGGATATATGAGCCAAATCATCCGCATGCGAATGAAAGCGGTTTCAGAACCGATGTCATGGAGCTGGTTAAACAATTAAATGTGCCGATTGTACGCTATCCGGGAGGAAACTTTGTTTCGGGCTACAACTGGGAAGATGGTGTCGGGCCACGGGAACAGCGATCGCGTCGGTTAGAATTAGCGTGGCGAACGATTGAGACGAACCAGGTGGGAACCAATGAGTTTGTCGATTGGGCCCGAGCAGTGAACAGTGAAGTGATGATGGCCGTCAATCTGGGGACGCGCGGGATTGATGACGCCCGCAATCTGGTTGAGTATTGCAATCATCCCCAGGGAAGCTATTGGAGTGATCTGCGGATTGCCCACGGATATCAACAGCCCCATCGTATTAAAACCTGGTGTCTGGGTAATGAGATGGACGGACCATGGCAAATCGGCCACCAGACGGCAGAAGAATATGGGCGCTTGGCGGTTGAGGCCGCCAAAGTGATGAAGTGGGTGGACCCTACGATTGAGCTCGTCTCCTGCGGAAGTTCCAACTCTTCCATGCCCACTTTTCCGCAGTGGGAGGCGACGTCGCTAGAACATACCTATGATGCGGTGGATTACATTTCCTTGCATCAATACTATGGAAACCGTAGCGACGATACGCCCAGTTATCTGGCGAAATCGCTGGATATGGATCAGTTTATTCGCACCGTCATCGCCACCTGCGACTTTGTCAAAGCCAAAAAACGGAGCAAGAAAACCCTTTACCTCAGTTTTGATGAGTGGAATGTCTGGTACCACTCCAATGAAGCGGATCAACAGCTTGAACCTTGGTCTGTCGCTCCCCCGCAGTTGGAGGATGTGTATAATTTTGAAGATGCTTTGCTGGTCGGGTCGATGCTGATTACGCTGCTAAAGCATGCAGATCGTGTCAAGATCGCTTGTATGGCGCAGCTCGTCAATGTGATTGCCCCAATTATGACGGAAAACGGGGGAAGAGCATGGAAGCAGACGATCTTTTATCCGTATCTGCACGCGTCCCTATATGGAAGAGGCGTATCGCTACAACCCATTATCGCTTCGCCGAAATACGATTGCGCCGAATTTACCGATGTGCCGTATCTGGAAGCGACGGCGGTCTACAATGAAGCGCAGGAAGAGTTAACGGTGTTTGCAGTAAACCGTCACCTGGAAGAGCCGTTATTGCTGGAATGTGATGTAAGAAATTTTGAAAATTACCGTGTTGTTGAACATCTCGTGCTGGAACACGATGACTTGAAGGCGGTCAATACGGCGGATGAAGAACGGGTAAAACCGCATGCTGACGGAACTGCGGAGCTAACGGAAGGGATCGTACACGCAAGCTTGCCGCAGGCATCCTGGAATGTGATCAGACTGAGAAAGGGATGATCACTGTGTTGCAATCGTTAAAACAAGCAGTACTACAAGCGAATCTCGCTTTGCCCCAGTATGGACTGGTGACGTTTACATGGGGAAATGTAAGCGGAATCGACCGGGATCAAGGGTTGGTTGTAATTAAGCCCAGCGGTGTGCCATATCCCCAATTAACGATCGATGATTTGGTTGTTCTCAATCTGGAGGGAGCGATCGTCGAGGGGCGGTTAAAACCGTCATCCGATACACCGACACATCTGGAGTTGTATCGAAATTTTCCCGATATCGGTGGGATCGTTCATACGCATTCATCTTGGGCGACGAGCTGGGCGCAAGCGGGTAGAGGGATTCCGGCTCTGGGAACGACACATGGTGATTATTTTTATGGAGAGGTACCCTGTACCCGCAAAATGACGGCAACGGAGATTAATGGGGCGTATGAATGGGAAACCGGTCGTGTCATTGTGGAGACCTTCCAAGAACGGGACCCCAATCAAATCCCAGGCGTGTTGGTACATTCCCACGCTCCCTTCTGTTGGGGAAAAGATCCCGATGATGCCGTTCATCATGCCGTTGTCCTAGAGGAAGTGGCGAAAATGGCTTACCGCTCTTATGTATTAAATTCGGGGCTTACACCGATGGATCAGACACTGTTGGATCGGCATTTTCTGCGAAAACACGGAAAGAAAGCGTATTACGGCCAAGTATGAAAAGGGGGGATGGAAAATGGCGCAAAAATATGCCATCGGCATCGATTATGGAACGGAGTCGGGTCGGGCGGTGCTGGTTGATCTAGCGAACGGCAGGGAGATCGCGGAACATGTGACACCCTACCCCCATCAGGTGATCGATCGCCAATTGCCGGGGTCGGGGGTGGCGCTTGAAGCGGATTGGGCGCTTCAACATCCGGGTGATTATCTTGAAGTCTTAAAACGTTCCGTCCCGGAGGTGATGAAGGTATCCGGCATCAATCCACAGGATGTGATCGGCCTTGGGATCGACTTTACCGCCTGTACGATGCTGCCGGTGGATGAGCAGGGGGAGCCGCTCTGTATGAAGGCGGAATTGCGTGATCGTCCTCACAGCTGGGTGAAGCTGTGGAAACATCACGCCGCACAAGCGGAAGCTAACCTTTTGAATGAAATCGCGGAAAAGCGAGGGGAACCTTTTTTACCGCGATATGGTGGCAAACTCTCCTCTGAATGGATGATAGCAAAGATATGGCAGATTTTGAATGAAGATGAGGACACCTATCACCAGACGGATCGGTTTGTGGAAGCGACGGATTGGGTGATATTTAAGCTGACGGGAAAGATGGTGCGAAACAGCTGTACAGCCGGATACAAATCGATTTGGCATAAGCACGAAGGATATCCCAGCAAGGCCTTTTTTAAAGCATTAGATCCCCGCCTGGAGCACCTGACGGAGACCAAATTGCGTGGGAACGTGGTTCCCCTCGGCACCAAAGCAGGGAGCTTAACGGAAGAGATGGCGGCGATGACGGGTTTACAGGCGGGAATGGCTGTTGCCGTCGGCAATGTTGACGCCCATGCTGCTGTTCCTGCCGTCGGTGTGGTCACACCGGGCAAAATGGTGATGGTGATGGGGACGTCCATCTGCCATATGCTGCTGGGGACAGAAGAGAAATGGGTGGAAGGCATGTGCGGGGTGGTGGAAGACGGAATCATCCCTGGTTATTTGGGATATGAAGCGGGACAATCCGCAGTGGGGGACATCTTTGCTTGGCATGTGGCGAAAGCGGTTCCGACCGATGTGAAAGAAGCGGTGGATCAAGAGGGTCTGGATGTTCATACGTGGCTGGAAAAAGAAGCGCAAAAGCTGAAACCGGGGGAGACGGGACTGCTTGCGCTAGACTGGTGGAACGGAAACCGCTCCATCCTGGTAGATGCCGATCTGACGGGGTTGATGCTGGGATATACGCTCCAGACACGAACGGAGGAAGTGTATCGTGCCTTGCTGGAGAGTACAGCTTTTGGCACCCGCAAAATTATTGAGGCTTTTCGGGAGAAGGGGGTGGAAATCG
This window harbors:
- a CDS encoding GntR family transcriptional regulator; the encoded protein is MNTNKPKYLQLKNEIKGWIQSGKFQPGGKIPSELELADQFNFSRQTVRLAISELVHEKWLYRVQGKGTFLSHTPPGQGDPDTQSHIIGVITTYISDYIFPSIIRGIESHLGPKGYSILLLNTNNDVEKEAAALKTVMEKQVDGLIIEPTKSAFPNPNLELYFSLLEKQIPLVMLHSSYLELNVRSIRSNDSKGGFLAAKHLIEQGHRGIGGIFKSDDLQGKYRFKGFLEAIQANGIPFRSELVQFFTTEQRNEAAAHYVQSILKKSSIHLPSGIVCYNDEIAFDLVRELKQAGIRVPEDLSVVSFDDSQLAEAGEVKLTTVKHPKFYMGVKAAECILQAIQQLRTGKKEILDDTVFEPELILRSSTQPYENTKEKKQFQTR
- a CDS encoding alpha-N-arabinofuranosidase, with translation MTSTTAKMVVDKDHRIGEIDRRIYGSFIEHLGRAVYGGIYEPNHPHANESGFRTDVMELVKQLNVPIVRYPGGNFVSGYNWEDGVGPREQRSRRLELAWRTIETNQVGTNEFVDWARAVNSEVMMAVNLGTRGIDDARNLVEYCNHPQGSYWSDLRIAHGYQQPHRIKTWCLGNEMDGPWQIGHQTAEEYGRLAVEAAKVMKWVDPTIELVSCGSSNSSMPTFPQWEATSLEHTYDAVDYISLHQYYGNRSDDTPSYLAKSLDMDQFIRTVIATCDFVKAKKRSKKTLYLSFDEWNVWYHSNEADQQLEPWSVAPPQLEDVYNFEDALLVGSMLITLLKHADRVKIACMAQLVNVIAPIMTENGGRAWKQTIFYPYLHASLYGRGVSLQPIIASPKYDCAEFTDVPYLEATAVYNEAQEELTVFAVNRHLEEPLLLECDVRNFENYRVVEHLVLEHDDLKAVNTADEERVKPHADGTAELTEGIVHASLPQASWNVIRLRKG
- the araD gene encoding L-ribulose-5-phosphate 4-epimerase, which translates into the protein MLQSLKQAVLQANLALPQYGLVTFTWGNVSGIDRDQGLVVIKPSGVPYPQLTIDDLVVLNLEGAIVEGRLKPSSDTPTHLELYRNFPDIGGIVHTHSSWATSWAQAGRGIPALGTTHGDYFYGEVPCTRKMTATEINGAYEWETGRVIVETFQERDPNQIPGVLVHSHAPFCWGKDPDDAVHHAVVLEEVAKMAYRSYVLNSGLTPMDQTLLDRHFLRKHGKKAYYGQV
- a CDS encoding ribulokinase is translated as MAQKYAIGIDYGTESGRAVLVDLANGREIAEHVTPYPHQVIDRQLPGSGVALEADWALQHPGDYLEVLKRSVPEVMKVSGINPQDVIGLGIDFTACTMLPVDEQGEPLCMKAELRDRPHSWVKLWKHHAAQAEANLLNEIAEKRGEPFLPRYGGKLSSEWMIAKIWQILNEDEDTYHQTDRFVEATDWVIFKLTGKMVRNSCTAGYKSIWHKHEGYPSKAFFKALDPRLEHLTETKLRGNVVPLGTKAGSLTEEMAAMTGLQAGMAVAVGNVDAHAAVPAVGVVTPGKMVMVMGTSICHMLLGTEEKWVEGMCGVVEDGIIPGYLGYEAGQSAVGDIFAWHVAKAVPTDVKEAVDQEGLDVHTWLEKEAQKLKPGETGLLALDWWNGNRSILVDADLTGLMLGYTLQTRTEEVYRALLESTAFGTRKIIEAFREKGVEIDELYACGGLPQKNQLLMQIYADVTNLEIKIADSTHTPALGAAMFGAVAAGSAAGGFATIVEAAEKMARVRSEPIRPIAEHVAVYEQLYQEYSTLHDYFGRGSNDVMKRLKTLKEQWRASQHAYEIL